In Mycolicibacterium lutetiense, the sequence CGGCACCTGGACTGCTGGACGCTGGGAACCGTCAAGAAGGGCGGCAAGGAAAGTGTGCGCGCCGAACTGGTGGGACAGCATCCGCGGTTTTGAGTGGTGAAACAGGTCGCGCTGTCAGCGACGTGCGCAACCAGCGCGACCTGTTTCTTAAGTGCTAACGACGGAATGCCGGCGGCTCAACGCCGCCAGTCATCCTCGCCCGACCAGTCCTCGGCGTCGTCATTGGCGTCGCCGGAATCGGGAGATCCCGACAGCTCACGTTGGAGCTGACTGAAGTCGGTGTTCGGCGAGCTGTACTTCAGGTCACGTGCAACCTTGGTCTGCTTTGCCTTAGCCCGGCCGCGGCCCATAGGGGACCCCCTCGCGCAATAACGGAGCGGCCCAATAGCTAGGCGGCTCCGATCTGTGTGTCTTTATTTCCTGCCAACACTTTACCGTGCCCGTCCGGGAAGTGCTGTCAGGCCCTGCCTCACGTTGAGCGGCCAGGCAGTTCCACGCTCTAACGCCCGCGGAGGCGTTCGACCGCCGCCCGCCCGGCGCCGGCAGTGGTATCCGCATCCGGCAGGGAATCCGGGTCGATCACCGCCGGCGCCTGCGCCTCGGCGCCGGCGACCAGCTCGGTGTCGGCCGGTAAACCCCGCTTGAGCAGGGCCAACGCGATGGGGCCGTCGTCCGCATGCTCGACGACCGTGCCGATGCGGCCGACGTTGCGCCCACCCGCGGTCACCGCATCGCCGGAGACCGGCCGGTCAGCGGAACCGTCGAGTTGCAGGATCACCAGCATCCGGGGCGGTTTACCCAGGTTGTGCACCCGCGCGACGGTCTCCTGGCCGCGGTAGCAGCCCTTGTCCAGGTGCACGGCTCCGACACCGGGGCCGCCGATCCAACCGACCTCGTGCGGGATGGTCCGCTCATCGGTGTCCACCCCCAGCCGTGGTCTGCCCGACGCCACCCGGTGCGCCTCGTAGGCCCACACCCCGGCCGGCCGGACCCCGGCGTCGGAGAGTCGCCCGGTGTACTCGGCGATTGACTCGCGCGGCACCACCAGGTCCAGTTCGATCCCAGGGGCGGGCAGCCGGCGCAGGAACCCGCCACCGGGCACCGCCACCGCCGTCGACTCCCGGGGAAGTTCCTCGCAGCCCAGGGCCGCGATCACCTTCTCGTCGGCCAGCCCGGGCCCCAGCAGTGACAGCACCGCCAGATCGGCGGGCTCGATCTGTACGTCGGCCCAGAACACCATCTTGCGTAGGTAGGCCAGCAGAGGCTCGCCCCGCCACGGTTCGGTGTCCAGGTAGGTGGTGCCGTCGAGCTCGGTCTGGATCCAGTGATCTTCGACACGACCCTGCAGATCGAGGCTCAGATTCTCGGTGACCGCACCGTCCGGCAACGCGCTGACGTGCTGGCTCGAGATGCTGTGCAGCCACGTCTGACGGTCCTTGCCGGTCAGGGTGAGCACCGCCCGGTGCGACCGGTCGACGAAGACCGCGGCGCGTGCTGCGGCCCGTTGTTCACCGAGCGGATCGCCGTAATGCCAGACGGCGCCCGCGTCGGGATCTGACTCGGGCGCCGGCACCGCTGACGGAAGTGCAGTCATAGGCCAACTGTACGTTTGCGCTCTTCACCCGGGCTGCCCGCAGGCGCAAACTAGGCTGGAGCCCCATGGCGAGCTCACCAGCCGTGCTGGTCACCCTCGACGGGCGGATCCACGACCCCGACGTCCCGCTGCTGCACGCCGACGACCTGGCCGCGGTGCGCGGCGACGGGGTCTTCGAGACGCTGCTGGTGCGTGACGGCAGGCCCTGCCTCCTGGAGGCGCACCTGGCCCGGCTGACCCATTCCGCCAAGATGCTGGATCTGCCCGCGCCGGACCTGGACGCCTGGCGAGCGGCGGCTGCGTTGGGGACCGAGCACTGGGTCGCCGAGAACGACGGCGACGGCGTGCTGCGTCTGGTGTACAGCCGAGGCCGCGAGAGCGGCGGCGCGGCGACCTCATTCGCCACCATCGGTGCACTGGCCGACCGAGTGGCCGCCGTGCGCCGCGACGGGTTGGCGGCGATCACCCTGGACCGCGGGTTGCCGCTGGATGCCGGCGACATGCCGTGGCTCGCAGCGGGTGCCAAGACCTTGTCCTACGCGGTGAACATGGCCGCGCTGCGGCACGCCGAACGTCACGGCGCCGGTGACGTGATCTTCGTGAGCTCCGACGGTCACCTGCTGGAAGGTCCGCGTTCCACCGTGGTGATCGCGACGGAAGAACGCGACGGCCGGTCAGTGCTGCTCACGCCGCCGCCGTGGTATCCGATCCTGCGCGGCACCACCCAGCAGGCATTGTTCGAGGTGGCCCGCAACAAAGGCTACGACTGCGACTTCCGCGCGCTCAAGCCTGCGGATCTGCTTACCGCACAAGGGGTCTGGCTGGTTTCCAGTATCACCCTCGCGGCTCGCGTGCACACCTTGGACGGGCGGCGACTGCCCGATGCGCCGCTGGCCACCGACATGTCGGATCTGGTGGACGCCGCGATCGTCAGCGATCGCTGAGACGGGCATAAATCGCTTGTCGGGGTGAACAGACGGGGGTAGCTTCGGTTGCACACAGGGAAGGAGGTGGTCCGTCAAATTGAGTGACTTATGGACATGTGAGGTGGCTGCCCGCTAGCAGCACCGGGGTATTGCCTGCGCGCGCTGGCGAATTCCCCGCAGCCACCCGGCCCCCGAGCCCTCCGGTCTGTCCCACCAGGAACTACGGCTCGGGGGTCGCCCCATATCTGGGGCAGGGACCGGACACGCCGCGGGCCGTGACGGCGAGAACTAACTGGGGCCCGGGGCCAGCGTCGAGCAGGCCTTGCTGGCCTGCTGCCAGGTCTGCTCGTCGACCCCCGCCGGCGGCCCGGCGACCGGGCCGGGCGCGACGGGTATGCCGTGCTCCGACATGCAGTGCGCGTAGGTGCCGTGCTCGGCGGGCGGCTCGGTGGGAGCCGGTTGCGGCCCCTCCGACGAACACGCACCGAGAATTGCTGCCGCGGACAGAATGCCTGCCACGAGAATCGGCCGGCGCATCAGCCGATGTGCCGAGACAGTCGGGCCGACAGATGCGGAACCAGGCCGCCGTCGGCGTCTACCCGTTCCTCCACGTAGCCCAGGTCGCCGCCGTCGACGATGCCGTAGAGCCGTTTGGCGCCGCCCACCAGCAGCCCGGACTTACTGCGGGCCAGCGCATCGGTGACCAGCTCCCAGGAGGCATGGGTGAGGGGCTTGCCGTAGAAGAGTTCGACATAGCCGGCCGAGTGGGCCAGCAGCAGTTCGATGGCCTGTGACTCGTCACGGCCGTTCGGGTCATCGGGATCGGTCACGAATCGCCAGAACCCGGTTTCGCGCAGGCCGGGTGAGTCGTATTCACCCGACTCGTTCAATCGCCACGACCGGGAGTCCCAGTTCAGGTAGTCGCCACCGTCATGGGACACGATGATCTGCTGACCGAACCGGTAGTCGCCATGGGTGTCGCGACCTTCGCCTTCACCGCGCCAGACACCGACCAACGGCAGCAGCGCCAGCAGCGCCTCGTTGAGGTCGACGCCATCGCGCAGGTTCGCCGTATCGGCAGGGATCGGGAGGTCATCGAAGGCCGGAATGTTGAGGGCGGCCGTAGCCTTGGCCCGTTCGGCGGCTGCCGCTACGGCGCGGTCACCGGAACCCGGCACTGCGGCCGGGGCGTCGCCGCCGGAGCTCACGATTCGTCGGTGACGAGCCGGTAGACCGCGTACAACGCGAACCACGTGATCACCACGACGGCCGCGACGAGCATCAATTCGAAGAAGAGCACCACGGGAGAGAGTCTAGTTCCTGGTCGAGGGTGTCGGCGCCCCGGGTCGGGACGCCCAATACCAGCCGAACGTGAGCTTGTGTGCGAGAAAAGTCGAAAACATCGCACCCAAGCTCACGTTCGCGAAGGAATTTAAGCAACCTTGACGTCGACCTCGTGGATGCCGGCGCCGGACGGGGCCACGCTGGCGTCGCCGTTGCCCGCGGGGGACAGGGCGCGCAGCGTCCAGGTGCCCGGGGCGGCGAAGAACCGGAAGTCGCCGGTCGCCGAGGCCACAACCTCAGCGGTGAACTCGTCGCTGGAGTCCAGCAGGCGCACGAAGGCACCGCCGACTGCCTGGCCGGAGCCGTCCACCACGCGACCGGTGATGACGGTTTCCTTCTCCAGGTCGACGCCGGCCGGCAACGTCAGTCCTTGCTTCGGTGCAGAGCACATATCAACTTCCCAACTCGATCGGGGCGCCCACCAGGGAGCCGTATTCCGTCCAACTGCCGTCGTAGTTCTTGACGTTCTGGTGTCCCAGCAGCTCCTGCAGCACGAACCAGGTGTGCGAGGAACGCTCACCGATCCGGCAGTAGGCGATGGTCTCCTTTTCGCCGTCGAGGCCCGCCGCCGCGTACAGCGTGGCCAGGTCCTCGTCGGACTTGAAGGTGCCGTCCTCGTTGGCTGCCTTGCTCCACGGAACGTTGATGGCGCCGGGGATATGCCCGGGCCGCTGGCTCTGCTCCTGCGGCAGGTGCGCCGGGGCCAGGATCTTGCCGGAGAACTCGTCAGGCGAACGCACGTCGACCAGGTTCTTCGCACCGATCGCGGCGATGACCTCGTCGCGGTAGGCCCGGATGTTGTTGTCCAGGGGCTGGGAGACGTACGACGTCGACGGACGGCTCACGGCGTCTTTCACCAGCGGACGGCCGTCGAGCTGCCAGCGCTTGCGGCCGCCGTCGAGCAGCTTGACGGCGGCGTGGCCGTACAGCTTGAAGTACCAGTAGGCGTAGGCCGCGAACCAGTTGTTGTTGCCGCCGTACAGGACCACGGTGTCGTCGTTGCTGATGCCCTTGTCGCTCAACAGCTTCGAGAACTGCTGTTGGTCGACGAAGTCACGCTTGACCGGATCCTGCAGATCATCGCGCCAGTCGAGTTTGACGGCGCCGGGGATATGGCCCTCGTCGTCGTAGGCGCTGGTGTTCTCGTCGACCTCGACGAACACCACGCCGGCGGTGTCAAGGTTGTTCCCGGCCCATTCGGTCGAGACCAGGACGTCGGAACGTGCCATGTACGGATTCCTTTCGGTTGCTTGCTATTCGAGATGTCGGATGGTGGTCAAGCTGGGTCGGGGGTGTGGCGCAGCCGGGCCGCCAGCGGGTAGATCTGGCAACCCAGGCAGATGCCGAAGGCGGCGTTGAGGAACGCTGCCACCAACGCGAATCCGGTGGCGGTCAGTCCGAGGGCCGTGACGCCGAAGCCGAACCCCGCGGCGCCGACGACGGCGAACACGAAGCCGACCAATTGGGCGAACTTCAGCGGCGGCACCGGCTCGCGCTCGGTGACCGGTGCCAGGCGCGGCGCGATGAACGTGGCGAACAGACGGCCGTAGGGATGCCTGCGGGGGCCGCCGACCGCACCGATGGCGAATACCGCCGCCTGAACGCCCAGCAGCACCGCAGCCGCGGGAGCATTCGCGCCGGCGACCAGCAGCGTGGCGATCAGTACCGCGGTGGTGACCCAGGCCGCAAACCGCGGACCTCGCACGTCGACCTGAGCGGGCCGACCATCAGCGATGAGCTGGGTTGATGTCGATGCCATGCGAACAAACTCCTGTTGTTGTCAATGGTCTGATGGTGTGCAGGCCCAGGCACGACACCTGAGCGGGCGCGCAGATGCGCGCGACTGCTCTCAACAGGAACAACAACAGCAGCAACCGGCCACGCGGCACAGATCAACTGTGCGGCGCTTGGTGAGCACAAGCTCAAGGCGGGCTGACACGACCGACAGCCTACCCAATAACCACCGGGTCAGGCCAACAACGGTTCCAGCGTCGATCGCAGGTCAGCGGCCTTGGGGACCCCGCTGGTGCGGTATCGGGGCCGCCCGTCGCGGTCGAAGATGATGGTGGTGGGCAACGACAGCACCGAAAGTCGCCTGGCGGCTTCGGGATTGGTATCCATGTCGATTTCGACGTGCGCGACTTCGGGCAGCTCGGCGCAGACCTGGTCGACGACTCGTCGCACCCCCGCGCAGGGTCCGCACCATTCGGCCGAGAAGTGCAGCACGGTCGGACCGGTGTGTGACAAGCCCAGACCGCTGGTGTCGATGTCGGCGGCTTCCTCGCCCGCCCTGATCAGGCCGGCGCGCAGGGTGATCAGACGACCTACCACGTAGGCCACCCCGAGCGCCGCGATCAGCACCACGATCGCCAGCACCATCGATGAACTCATGGTTGTCGGAACCCGGCAAGGTCGATCGTTACTCCCGAGGCGATGCCCTCGATGATCACGTCGGAGCCGCGGGCGCCCGCGGTGGTCGGGGCGATCCCGAACGGCAGCTTCTGCCCGGTGATCGTGTGGCTGAACTCGGACAGCACAGCTGCGGTCTTGTCCTCGGGCACCGGTTCGCCGGCGGTACCCGGGCCGGTCAGGATCCCGGTCGCGGTCAGCACCAGGGCGGTGTCGTCGCCGTCGGCGAAGGACAGATCGACCGCGACACTGACCCGTTTGTCGAGCCCGGAGGCCTTGGGGGTTCCGGTGAACACCAGCCCCTGACTCCCGGAGATGCCGGACTCTGTGGTGCCGCCGGTGGCGTCGTTGGATTCCCGCTCTGGCGCCTCCACCAGCAGGTCACCGATGCCCATGACCCTGCCCACATGGGTGGAGTCGATGATGATGCGGCTCTCGGCCTTCTCGACCGGCAGCTTCGCGTCCGGTGCGATCAGCCACGACGAGTCGGCGAGGTCGATGCCGTGCAGCGTGGCCTCCAGCGAGGCCCTGCCGACCACCGGGTGATCGACGCCGGTGGCCCGGATCTCGATCTCCTTGTAGTGGTGATTGCGAACCTGGGTGAGGAACGGGAAACCCAGGATCGCCACCCACGGATCCCAGTTGAGGGCGGCCGCGCTGCGTACGCTGCGGGCCAGTCGGTACTCGGCGTAGATCGCCGAACCGAAATCCGTGCCGACGACTCCGACGACAAGCGCGATCACGGTCGCGGTGAGCCCGATCAGCAGTTTGCGCACCGCCACATTGTCGCCCACGGCCGTCGGATAGAAGCGCTCGGCGCGGCTGATCAGCAGGTGAGGCGTTATCGTTAGATCACAAATGCCGGTAACGGCTACATGTCAGTCACGAATCGACCGTGTGGACATCGGGGTCCGGGCGATCGTGGGAAGTGATTGCCGGCGCGCCGGAGGACCCGTTGGATCTGCTGCTACTGACCGTCGACCCGCATCCCGAGTCGGTCCTGCCCTCCCTGACCCTGCTGGCGCACACCGTGCGCACGGCACCGACCGAGGTGTCCTCGCTGCTGGAAGCGGGCAGCGCCGATGTGGCGATCGTCGACGCGCGGACCGATCTCGCGGCCGCCCGCGGCCTCTGTCGACTACTGGGAACGACGGGCACATCCGTGCCGGTCGTCGCGGTGATCAACGAGGGCGGGCTGGTGGCGGTCAACCACGAATGGGGTCTGGACGACATCCTGCTCCCCAGTACCGGTCCGGCCGAGATCGATGCCCGGCTGCGGCTGCTGGTCGGCCGGCGTGCCGGCGGTGCCAACCAGGAGAACGTCGGCAAGATCGCCCTCGGCGAACTCGCGATCGACGAGGGCACCTACACCGCGCGACTGCGGGGGCGTCCCCTCGATCTCACCTACAAAGAATTCGAGCTGCTCAAATACCTCGCGCAACACGCCGGACGGGTCTTCACCCGTGCACAGTTGCTACAGGAGGTGTGGGGCTACGACTTCTTCGGCGGTACCCGCACCGTCGACGTGCACGTCCGCCGTCTACGCGCCAAGCTCGGCCCCGAATACGAATCGCTGATCGGTACCGTCCGCAACGTCGGATACAAGGCGGTGCGCCCGTCGCGCAACCGGACCCCCGCAGGCGCGGCGACCGGCGGCGAAGCCACGCATGACGACGATCACGACGACGTCGACTTCGACCCGGCAATCGACGAGACAGACGAGTCGCTCGCCGAGCGGTTACCCAGCCAGTGACCGAACTCGACTGGCGTACCGGGCTGTCAGAAGCCGAACAGGCCGGGATCCGGGCACTCGTCGCTGCGGCGACGGCAGCCGACGGCGTGGCCCCGGTCGGGGATCAGGTGCTGCGCGAGCTCGGCCATGACCGGACCCGCCACCTGCTGGCGACCGACGGAGCAGACCTCGTCGGATACCTGAACCTGGCGCCGGCCGGCGCCGATGACCCGGCGATGGCCGAACTGGTGGTGCATCCCGACGCCCGGCGGCGCGGCATCGGTGCCACCCTGGCCCGCGCGGGGCTCGCCGAAGGCGCGGCGGGCACGCGCATCTGGGCACACGGCAACCTGGAGGCAGCCCGTGCCCTGGCAGCCGCGCTGAACCTCAAGGTGGTCCGCGAACTACTGCAGATGCGTCGCCCGCTGACCGACCTGCCACCGCTGCGCACCGCCGAGGGGGTGCGGATCAGTACCTATGCCGGGCCCGGCGACGACGCCGAGATCCTGCGGGTCAACAACGCCGCCTTCTCCTGGCATCCGGAGCAGGGCGGCTGGACCGAAGCGGAGATCGCCGACCGGCGGAGCGAGCAGTGGTTCGACCCCGACGGTCTCTTCGAGGCTTTCGACGAACACACCGGGGCACTGCTGGGCTTCCACTGGACCAAAGTGCACGACGGCGCCCTCGGCGAGGTCTACATCGTCGGCGTCGACCCCGCCGCGCAGGGGAGAGGGCTGGGCTCCGTGCTCACCCTGCTCGGTCTGCACCACCTCGCCGAGCGGTCCCTGCAGACGGTGCTTCTTTACGTCGAGGCAGATAACTCGGCGGCCGTGGCGACCTACCAAAACTTGGGTTTCGAGGTGTTCGGCGTCGACGTGGCGTATGCCGCCGGTTAACCCGTTTAGCTGTGAACACGCTGAACCTGTTCACTGCTGATTCACCTAGTGTCCGCGAGCCGTCCACTGCGGCCGCATACGTTGCCGGGGAGTGAGAAACCCTCAACCGGAAGTGAGACACGTGAAGCTCATCAGCATCGGCACGGGCGCCGGAAAGTCTTTCGGCATCGCCTTGTCGTCGACGGCCATCGTCGCGCTCGCGCTGACTGCGTGCGGTAGCGACAACAACGCTTCCAGCGCCGGCTCGTCGGCCGCGGGCAGCACCTCGGCCGCGTCGGCTGAGTGCAGCGGCAAGGCCGCTCTGACGGGCGAGGGCTCGACGGCACAGCAGAATGCCATTGCGGAGTTCAACAAGGTGTGGGGCCAGGTGTGCGCCGGCAAGAACCTGTCCTACAACCCGACCGGATCGGGCGCGGGCGTGGATCAGTTCATCGCCAAGCAGGTCGACTTCGCCGGCTCCGACTCGGCGCTCAAGGATGACCAGGTCGCCAAGGCAGCCGAGCGTTGCGGTGGCAACGAGGCCTGGAACCTGCCGCTGGTGTTCGGCCCGGTCGCGCTGGCCTACAACGTCGAGGGCGTCGACAAGCTCGTGGTCAGCCCCGAGGTGCTCGCCAAGATCTTCCAGGGCCAGATCACCAAGTGGAACGATCCGGCGGTCGCCGCGCTCAACGCCGGCGCCACCCTGCCGGACCTGGACATCAAGCCGATCTACCGGTCGGATTCCTCGGGCACCACCGACAACTTCCAGAAGTACCTGGCCGCAGCCGCGCCGCAGACCTGGACCAAGGGTGCGGGCAAGGAGTTCCAGGGCGGAGCAGGCGAGGGCGCGCAGAAGTCCTCCGGCGTCGTGCAGGCCGTTCAGGCCACCCCAGGCTCGATCGGCTACGTCGAGAAGAGCCCGGCCGCCGCAGCCGGCCTGCCCTACGCCCAGATCGACAGTGGCGCCGGCGCGGTTCCGCTGGACGACCAGTCGACCACCAAGGCCGTCGGCGCCGCCACGTTCAAGGGCGAGGGCAAAGACCTCGTGCTGGACCTGAACGCGCTGTACGCATCGAAGGAGGCCGGGGTCTACCCGCTGGTGCTGGCCACCTACGAGATCGTTTGCTCCAAGGGCTACGACGCCGACACCACGTCGGCCGTCAAATCCTTCCTGACTGTGGCCGCCAACGAGGGCCAGGCCAGCCTGTCCCAGGCCGGATATATCGCACTCCCCGACGAGTTCAAGCAGCGCCTGCTGACCTCGGTCGAGGCCATCGCGTAATAGCCGGACTGGCTTTGAAGGACGGATCTGGGTGAGGATGGATTTACCGACCGCATGACGACCAGGGGCCCCGACGGGACAACAGTGACAACGCCGAATCCAGCTGATTCGGGGTCAGGGGAGACGCTCGCGTCCCCTCACCCCGAGCCGGTACCTATCTCGACCAATCCGTCCAAGGGAGCCAAGGTTCGCCTCGGTGACCGAATTTTCCGTGGGCTCGCCGAAGGTTCGGGCATCCTGATCGTCGCGCTGATCGCGGCGATCGGGGTGTTCCTGCTCTGGCGCGCGATTCCGGCGCTGACCCGTAACGAGGAGAACTTCTTCCTCTACGGCGGCAACTGGATCACCACCGACACCTCGGCGATGCACTTCGGCATCCTCGATCTGTTGCAGGTGACGGTGTTCGTCTCGGTGTTCGCTCTGGTGCTGGCGATGCCGGTGGCCCTGGGCATCGCGATCTACCTCACCCAGTACTCGTCGCGGCGACTGGCGGGCCCGCTGTCCTATCTGGTGGACCTGCTGGCCGCGGTGCCGTCGATCGTCTACGGCGTCTGGGGCCTGTACGTACTGGCGCCGGCGATCAAACCCTTTGCGGTGTGGCTCAATACGAACTTGAGCTGGCTGTTTCTGTTCAGTACCGGTAATGCCTCGGTGGCCGGTGGCGGCACCATCTTCACCGCAGGCATCGTGTTGGCGGTGATGATCCTGCCGATCATCACCGCGGTGACCCGCGAGGTGTTCGCCCAGACGCCCCGTGGTCAGATCGAGGCTGCGCTCGCGCTCGGCGCCACCCGCTGGGAAGTGGTGCGCACGACGGTGCTGCCCTTCGGGTTGTCCGGCTACGTCAGTGGCGCGATGCTCGGCCTGGGCCGCGCGCTCGGCGAGACCATCGCGCTGCTGATCATCCTGCGCGGCACCCAGACCGCATTCAGTTGGTCGCTGTTCGACGGCGGCTACACCTTCGCCAGCAAGATCGCCGCCACCGCCAGCGAATTCAATGACCAGTACAAGGCGGGCGCCTACATTGCCGCCGGTCTGGTGCTGTTCATCCTCACCTTCGTCGTGAACTCGCTGGCTCGCGCCGCGGTGGCAGGAAAGGGGCGCTCATGACGTCCACCCTCGAACGGCCGGTCAAGGCGCCTGCGTTCCAGGGCGTGAGTCTGCGCCGCAAGCTGACCAACCACCTCGCCACGGTTCTGGTGACCCTGTCATTGCTGGTCGCCCTGATACCACTGGCCTGGGTGCTGTATTCGGTGATCGTCCGAGGCTGGGCCGCATTGAGCTCAGCCACGTGGTTCACGAATTCCCAGGCCGGGATGACGACGTTCCTCGCTGGTGGCGGCGCCTACCACGCGATCGTCGGCACCGTGCTGCAAGGCCTCGTGTGCTCCCTGATCTCCATTCCGATCGGTGTGATGGTGGGCGTCTACCTGGTCGAGTACGGCGGTGGTACCCGACTGGGCAAGGTAACCACGTTCATGGTGGACATCCTGACCGGTGTGCCTTCGATCGTCGCCGCGTTGTTCATCTATGCGTTGTGGGTGGCAACGCTCGGGTTCGGCCGGTCCGGGTTCGCGGTGTCACTGTCGTTGGTGCTGTTGATGATCCCGGTGATCGTGCGGGCCACCGAGGAGATGCTGCGCATCGTTCCGATGGATCTGCGCGAAGCGAGTTATGCGCTGGGCGTGCCGAAATGGAAGACCATCATCCGGATCGTGATCCCCACGGCGCGCGGCATTCTATAGCCGACTGAACTGTTGTGATTGACTGATCGGGTCCATTGAGAATGGAGCCGATCATGAGTGATGCGCGATGGCAGGTTCATCGATACAGATTTGATCTGCCGGTCGGTGACTTGCCGTTGGTACTGGCGGATAGATCAGAGTCGCTGCCGGAGTTGATCAAAGCCGTCGGGGGTCGAGACGGGCAACGGTTCTTGTTGAGCCCCAAGGGATTTCCAGATACTCGTGTGAACGACTTCCTTGGTTCCGCGCGGATGCGGAATCTGGCGAAAACAAGCAATCGCGACTATGCCGGCTGTCTGGCATTGTGGCTGAACTTCCTGGAGACCCGCGGGCAGGAGTGGTTTACGGCATCTGTCGACGATGTCGAGGAGTTTCAGTTCTGGCGTCTGACCGACCCGGCGAATCCGGAAAGAGTTGGTACGTCGACTTTTTCCAAGGACGTCGCCGCCTGTAAGAAGTTCTATCGATGGGCCTCATCCCGCTATCCGGAGGTGGCCGATATCTTCGCCGAAGTGGGGTCACCCCGGGCGAAGCGCACAGCGGGCGTCAAGTGGCTAGATCCCGCGGCAATCGTGAGGTGGCGCGACGTGGGCCTGCGTG encodes:
- the pstS gene encoding phosphate ABC transporter substrate-binding protein PstS, whose translation is MKLISIGTGAGKSFGIALSSTAIVALALTACGSDNNASSAGSSAAGSTSAASAECSGKAALTGEGSTAQQNAIAEFNKVWGQVCAGKNLSYNPTGSGAGVDQFIAKQVDFAGSDSALKDDQVAKAAERCGGNEAWNLPLVFGPVALAYNVEGVDKLVVSPEVLAKIFQGQITKWNDPAVAALNAGATLPDLDIKPIYRSDSSGTTDNFQKYLAAAAPQTWTKGAGKEFQGGAGEGAQKSSGVVQAVQATPGSIGYVEKSPAAAAGLPYAQIDSGAGAVPLDDQSTTKAVGAATFKGEGKDLVLDLNALYASKEAGVYPLVLATYEIVCSKGYDADTTSAVKSFLTVAANEGQASLSQAGYIALPDEFKQRLLTSVEAIA
- the pstC gene encoding phosphate ABC transporter permease subunit PstC; amino-acid sequence: MTTRGPDGTTVTTPNPADSGSGETLASPHPEPVPISTNPSKGAKVRLGDRIFRGLAEGSGILIVALIAAIGVFLLWRAIPALTRNEENFFLYGGNWITTDTSAMHFGILDLLQVTVFVSVFALVLAMPVALGIAIYLTQYSSRRLAGPLSYLVDLLAAVPSIVYGVWGLYVLAPAIKPFAVWLNTNLSWLFLFSTGNASVAGGGTIFTAGIVLAVMILPIITAVTREVFAQTPRGQIEAALALGATRWEVVRTTVLPFGLSGYVSGAMLGLGRALGETIALLIILRGTQTAFSWSLFDGGYTFASKIAATASEFNDQYKAGAYIAAGLVLFILTFVVNSLARAAVAGKGRS